The Kluyveromyces lactis strain NRRL Y-1140 chromosome B complete sequence genome contains a region encoding:
- a CDS encoding uncharacterized protein (similar to uniprot|P53217 Saccharomyces cerevisiae YGR026W Protein of unknown function green fluorescent protein (GFP)-fusion protein localizes to the cell periphery) has protein sequence MKVIRKKDSKVDIKAKQRAIWIVGHYLTLVLGALYVLYAFKHNLTVYKRRSWKTLFLLAKRNVHKVTWKNSTWSQYLISWYPNLCYQGSLLGVFMSYGVTDYQKWSNTSPSFYDLLSSENSQGIMMASLWMVSRRSSFKLFPLMIVSYLHISKKDEVKNTEISEITLKNAKLLHLMAYSELIVILTLAVNTLLFKEAISGFVLLFTIAIFWLRLNFSPYTQATLLKLLLKVDKKVPESQKEKWNFIKGFLYNRMKEREQALQRFKIDT, from the coding sequence CAAAGCCAAGCAAAGGGCAATTTGGATTGTTGGTCATTATTTGACTCTAGTTTTAGGAGCATTATATGTTTTGTATGCTTTCAAACACAATTTAACTGTTTACAAGAGAAGATCATGGAAGACTCTGTTTTTGTTAGCAAAGCGTAACGTTCACAAGGTCACCTGGAAGAATAGCACTTGGAGCCAATATTTGATCAGTTGGTACCCAAATTTATGCTATCAAGGGTCATTGCTCGGTGTTTTCATGTCTTATGGTGTTACTGACTATCAAAAATGGTCTAATACTTCACCCTCATTTTATGACTTGTTAAGCTCAGAGAATTCCCAAGGCATTATGATGGCTAGCCTTTGGATGGTCAGTAGAAGATCATCGTTCAAACTATTCCCATTGATGATTGTGAGTTATTTACATATTTCGAAGAAGGACGAGGTTAAAAATACCGAAATTTCTGAGATCACTTTGAAGAACGCCAAGCTTTTACATTTGATGGCATATTCTGAATTGATTGTTATTTTAACTTTAGCAGTCAACACATTGCTTTTCAAGGAAGCGATTTCAGGGTTTGTTCTACTATTCACAATTGCTATCTTCTGGTTGAGATTAAACTTCTCTCCTTACACGCAAGCaactttattgaaattgttgTTAAAAGTTGACAAGAAGGTTCCTGAAAGTcagaaagagaaatggAATTTCATTAAGGGCTTCCTATACAACAGAATGAAGGAAAGAGAACAGGCTTTACAGagattcaaaattgatacatga
- the RPS25A gene encoding 40S ribosomal protein eS25 (similar to uniprot|Q3E792 Saccharomyces cerevisiae YGR027C) has translation MPPKQQLSKAAKAAAAMAGGKKSKKKWSKKSHKDKAKHAVVLDQDKFDRIMKEAPTYRYVSVSVLVDRFKLGGSLARVALRHLENEGIIKPVSKHSKQAIYTRATASE, from the coding sequence ATGCCTCCAAAACAACAATTGTCCAAAGCCGCTAAGGCCGCCGCTGCCATGGCTGGTGGTAAGAagtccaagaagaagtggTCTAAGAAGTCCCACAAGGACAAGGCTAAGCACGCTGTTGTCTTGGACCAAGATAAATTCGACAGAATTATGAAGGAAGCTCCAACCTACAGATACGTTTCCGTCTCTGTGTTGGTTGACAGATTCAAGTTGGGTGGTTCCTTGGCCAGAGTTGCTTTGAGACACTTGGAAAACGAAGGCATCATCAAGCCAGTTTCCAAGCACTCCAAGCAAGCCATCTACACCAGAGCTACCGCTTCTGAATAA